A region from the Perca fluviatilis chromosome 16, GENO_Pfluv_1.0, whole genome shotgun sequence genome encodes:
- the LOC120544568 gene encoding histone H2B-like has translation MPAEATVKAPKKGSKKAVTKTAAKGGKKRRKSRKESYAIYVYKVLKQVHPDTGISSKAMGIMNSFVSDIFERIAGEASRLAHYNKRSTITSREIQTAVRLLLPGELAKHAVSEGTKAVTKYTSSK, from the coding sequence ATGCCAGCAGAAGCCACCGTCAAAGCGCCCAAGAAGGGCTCCAAGAAAGCCGTGACCAAGACCGCCGCCAAGGGCGgcaagaagaggagaaagagcaggaaggagagctacGCCATCTACGTGTACAAGGTGCTGAAGCAGGTCCACCCCGACACCGGCATCTCCTCCAAGGCCATGGGCATCATGAACTCGTTTGTGAGCGACATCTTTGAGCGCATCGCCGGCGAGGCTTCCCGTCTGGCTCACTACAACAAGCGCTCCACCATCACTTCCCGCGAGATCCAGACCGCCGTGAGGCTGCTGCTGCCCGGGGAGCTGGCCAAGCACGCCGTGTCCGAGGGCACCAAGGCCGTCACCAAGTACACCAGCTCCAAGTAA
- the LOC120544579 gene encoding histone H4-like, translating into MSGRGKGGKGLVKGGAKRHRKVLRDNIQGITKPAIRRLARRGGVKRISGLIYEETRGVLKVFLENVIRDAVTYTEHAKRKTVTAMDVVYALKRQGRTLYGFGG; encoded by the coding sequence ATGTCCGGAAGAGGAAAAGGCGGGAAGGGACTCGTTAAAGGAGGCGCCAAGCGTCACCGTAAAGTTCTCCGTGATAACATCCAGGGCATCACCAAGCCCGCCATCCGCCGTCTGGCTCGCCGCGGCGGAGTGAAGCGTATCTCCGGTCTGATCTACGAGGAGACCCGCGGTGTGCTCAAGGTGTTCCTGGAGAACGTCATCCGTGACGCAGTCACGTACACCGAGCACGCCAAGAGGAAGACCGTGACCGCCATGGATGTGGTGTACGCTCTGAAGAGACAGGGCCGCACCCTGTACGGCTTCGGAGGCTAA
- the LOC120544578 gene encoding histone H2A-like → MSGRGKTGGKARAKAKTRSSRAGLQFPVGRVHRLLRKGNYAQRVGAGAPVYLAAVLEYLTAEILELAGNAARDNKKTRIIPRHLQLAVRNDEELNKLLGGVTIAQGGVLPNIQAVLLPKKTEKPAKK, encoded by the coding sequence ATGTCTGGAAGAGGAAAAACCGGAGGTAAAGCCAGAGCGAAGGCCAAGACCCGCTCCTCTCGTGCCGGGCTCCAGTTCCCCGTCGGCCGTGTCCACAGGCTGCTCCGCAAAGGGAACTACGCTCAGCGGGTCGGCGCCGGAGCTCCGGTGTATCTGGCGGCCGTGCTGGAGTACCTGACCGCGGAGATCCTGGAGCTGGCTGGAAACGCTGCCCGCGACAACAAGAAGACCCGTATCATCCCCCGCCATCTGCAGCTGGCCGTCCGCAACGACGAGGAGCTCAACAAGCTGCTGGGCGGAGTGACCATCGCTCAGGGCGGCGTGCTGCCCAACATCCAGGCCGTCCTGCTGCCCAAGAAGACCGAGAAGCCCGCTAAGAAGTAA